A genomic window from Camelus ferus isolate YT-003-E chromosome 9, BCGSAC_Cfer_1.0, whole genome shotgun sequence includes:
- the CLEC3A gene encoding C-type lectin domain family 3 member A yields MAKSGLVIYILVITLLLDQTTSHTSKFKARKHSKRRVKENDGDLKTQVEKLWREVNVLKEIQALQTVCLRGTKVHKKCYLASEGLKHFHEANEDCISKGGTLVIPRSSDEINALRDYGKRSLPGVNDFWLGINDMVTEGKFVDVNGIAISFLNWDSAQPNGGKRENCALFSQSAQGKWSDEVCRSSKRYICEFIIP; encoded by the exons ATGGCAAAGAGTGGACTTGTAATTTACATCCTGGTTATCACCTTACTCCTGGACCAGACCACCAGTCACACGTCCAAGTTCAAAGCCAGGAAGCACAGCAAACGCCGAGTGAAAG AAAACGATGGAGACCTGAAGACTCAAGTAGAAAAGCTCTGGAGAGAGGTCAATGTCCTGAAGGAAATTCAAGCCCTGCAGACAG TCTGTCTCCGAGGCACAAAAGTTCACAAGAAGTGCTACCTTGCTTCAGAAGGCTTGAAGCACTTCCACGAAGCTAATGAAGACTGCATTTCCAAGGGAGGGACCCTGGTTATCCCCAGAAGCTCTGATGAAATCAACGCCCTCCGAGACTATGGTAAAAGGAGCCTGCCGGGTGTCAATGACTTTTGGCTAGGCATCAACGACATGGTCACAGAAGGCAAGTTTGTTGACGTCAATGGAATTGCCATCTCCTTCCTCAACTGGGACAGTGCACAGCCTAACGGTGGCAAGCGGGAAAATTGTGCCCTCTTCTCCCAGTCGGCTCAGGGCAAATGGAGTGATGAGGTCTGTCGTAGCAGCAAGAGGTACATATGTGAGTTCATCATCCCTTAA